A window of the Anoplopoma fimbria isolate UVic2021 breed Golden Eagle Sablefish chromosome 17, Afim_UVic_2022, whole genome shotgun sequence genome harbors these coding sequences:
- the gpr37l1a gene encoding G-protein coupled receptor 37-like 1, giving the protein MRKFLLLLLVCLPAEGYSYYSGAEAAELLSPGRAPPGRAARHRVVRRGAVKDGTLRKVDPAGFFTTTTERTLTSAAPGNSSSPPGPLDPLFPVTDGSYWAYVIVLVALTLFAAGLVGNLALMCIVWHDFYLKSAWNCVLAGLALWDFLVLFFCLPVVVFHEITQMRLLGDLSCRLVPYLEVASLGVATFSLCALSIDRFHAATGPGPFNTPRVESCQSILSKLSVIWVGSMVLAAPELLLWQLVQHTGRQRSQPGDSLMATLRARKGAFKNDVCVREPSADLPEGVYSLVLTYHEARMWWIFGCYICMPLLFTLACDLVTRQVLAQRLPQKPAGDKVTGRFSPSSSSSSSSTSKKKQHTREQRLRSTVMALTALYITCNLPESVCNITLAYVSAHVSATLPALALPAISLIGQFLLFLRCSASPVLLLCLCRSLGQAFMDCCCCCCEECLPNGSSYSSSSASTAATSNPSSPTSPSPTSMSPSGKDETMKSLLATETTVCYDKAKDSSKAIGTPC; this is encoded by the exons atgagaaagtttttgttgcttttgctgGTGTGTCTGCCCGCGGAGGGTTATTCTTATTACTCTGGAGCGGAGGCTGCGGAGCTTCTCTCCCCGGGCAGAGCGCCTCCCGGCCGGGCTGCGCGTCACAGAGTCGTCCGCCGCGGAGCAGTCAAGGATGGAACTCTCAGGAAAGTAGATCCGGCCGGTTtcttcaccaccaccacagagCGGACTCTCACCTCCGCCGCGCCGGGAAACAGCTCCTCTCCCCCGGGGCCGCTCGACCCTCTGTTCCCGGTGACGGACGGGTCCTACTGGGCCTACGTCATCGTGCTGGTGGCGCTCACGCTGTTCGCGGCGGGCCTCGTGGGCAACCTCGCGCTCATGTGCATCGTGTGGCACGACTTCTACCTGAAGAGCGCGTGGAACTGCGTGCTGGCCGGGCTCGCGCTGTGGGACTTCCTCGTGCTGTTCTTCTGCCTCCCCGTGGTCGTCTTCCACGAGATCACGCAGATGAGGTTGCTAGGCGACCTGTCGTGTCGGCTTGTGCCGTATCTGGAG GTGGCCTCTCTGGGCGTGGCCACATTCAGCCTCTGTGCTCTGAGCATCGATCGCTTCCACGCTGCCACCGGCCCCGGGCCCTTCAACACGCCTCGGGTTGAGTCCTGTCAGTCCATCCTGTCCAAGCTGTCCGTCATCTGGGTGGGCTCCATGGTGCTGGCGGCCCCCGAGCTGCTGCTGTGGCAGCTCGTCCAGCACACCGGCCGGCAGCGGAGCCAGCCCGGAGACTCTCTGATGGCCACCTTAAGGGCCCGAAAAGGAGCGTTTAAGAATGACGTCTGCGTCCGTGAGCCGTCTGCGGATCTCCCAGAGGGCGTCTACTCTCTGGTGCTGACCTACCACGAGGCCCGCATGTGGTGGATCTTCGGGTGCTACATCTGTATGCCGCTGCTCTTCACTCTGGCCTGTGACTTGGTGACCAGGCAGGTGTTGGCCCAGCGTCTGCCGCAGAAACCCGCCGGTGACAAGGTGACCGGCAGAttctccccatcctcctcttcctcgtcgtCCTCCACCTCGAAGAAAAAGCAGCACACCAGAGAGCAGAGGCTTCGCTCCACCGTGATGGCGCTCACCGCCTTGTACATCACGTGCAACCTGCCGGAGAGCGTTTGTAACATCACGCTGGCGTACGTCTCGGCCCACGTGTCCGCCACTCTTCCTGCTCTGGCTCTGCCGGCCATCAGTCTGATCGGACAGTTCCTGCTGTTCCTGCGTTGCTCGGCGTCGCCGGTGTTGCTGCTGTGTCTGTGCCGCTCGCTGGGCCAGGCCTTCatggactgctgctgctgctgctgcgagGAGTGCCTCCCCAACGGCAGCTCCTACTCGTCCTCATCCGCCTCCACCGCCGCCACCTCCAACCCGTCGTCGCCGACATCGCCGTCTCCGACCTCCATGTCCCCATCCGGCAAAGACGAGACGATGAAGAGCCTGTTGGCGACGGAGACAACGGTCTGCTACGACAAGGCGAAAGACTCTTCAAAAGCCATCGGGACGCCCTGCTGA